GACCTAAGCTTCCTATCACACGTGAAACAAATCCACAACTGACCGCGCGATGAAACCAACGAACATGACGCAACACACTCACCACTACACCTATGCAAATACTGTTCGCCTATACACCTATCTGCCACAGCAGCTGTCACTGAACTTTCCCTATAAGCTTCCCTTTCACAAATGACGACTTGATATCTAAACAACaacctatgacacacacagcacacaaaatcaggtccatctctgaccttttctaaaaactgatccataacaaaagcaaaatcttTGGACTTCTCtactctgtgttttctgcctaACCTCACACTGGAAATAACCCTCTGCTTATGCTCTACACTACCATGATACTTTATCTTACTTCTTTCTTTACGTTTCTCTCTATACTCAGTGCTGTCCCTATATTTAACCAAACCCTTGGCCCTAACTCTCTCCCTATGTTCAATGCTGTCCCTATATTTACCCAAACTCTTAGCCTTAACGCTCTCCCTATGCTCAATACTGTCCCTATATTTACCTAAACTCTTAGCCTTAACCTCCTCCCTATGTCCAGTGCTGTCCCTGTATTTGGCCACACTCCTGGCCTTAACCTCCTCCCTATGCTCAACACTGTCCCTATATTTGCCCACACTCCTGGCCTTAACACTCTCCCTGTGCTCTACactttctctgtatttactaACGCTCAACTGtttaaccctctctctgtggggcaAATTCTTACTATATTTCCCTACACTGCACAACCTAGCTTTCTCCCTGAACAACACATTTCCTTGATATTTCTTTCTATTACTCAACTGTCGTTTCTCCCTAAGCGACATATTACActtctcctgcttcctctgtttctgcttcaGATACTTAGACTTCACAGTCATTCTACCTGACACTAAATCCCTAGCAGCCTCCACAACCTTATCACTATCCTCTACACCTACATCACACCTAACCGCTGTGTTGTCATTATCTACAACCACAACATCCATCCTTCTAGACCTGACATTGTAACCTGTAACTTCACTAACTTTGCAGTAACTGTAACAACTCTGCAGtccaggcttacacacacaaacaacattctcaaaatgccGTCCCATTACATTTTCTATGTAAATACACTCTGCAGACAAAGGCTGACTGCTGCAGCTATACCTCAACCAACGCCCATCATGGAAAGTATACACACTAACGCCTAACCAATCGGCTGTTGCCtgaatttccacctctgtggcccAACTGCCGACACACCTCATCCTGGACTGCTGAATATACtctaacacagaggagtacCCAGTCCTCAAAAGACTCTGATATCTATCTGTGTTCCTTTCTAACTCTTTACATACAGCTAACCTAATCCTACGATGGTGCTTCTGAGAACCACTCACCgcctgagagatggctctgaagaagcagttcCCATCGGCAACAATCCTCTCTTTGCTACAAGGAACACCCAACAACCCCTCCTCTGTGGCTACCGGACTAACCTTCACGCAATCGACGTTTAACTTTGTGCATAAAGCACGACAAACATCTAAGCCGAGGGGACGGAAGACCAGCTCTTCGCTTCTCACCTCGCTAACAAATTCGATGTCCAAATTGACCTCTCGGACATCGAAACTCTTGGATTTCTTCGACATACAAGTGCCGGAAGAAATGACACGCTTTCTGCCATTGGTCACCGTTGGTTCTGCCGCTGAACCGCTGCTCACCTCGCTGGagaaactaaaaacagaaatgccagacagtgccggacttgcggcaatgctgacaccacactcaggcacacaaacgcctgcagacacctcactttttctcccagcctcagtgagcacactagactctggtgctggagcagcgctcatcccagtgatgagactctccacagacacaccagaccgcgCTGGACTTGCACCTGTGCTGACCGtcacaccacacagctcaaagagcttctccCTCGAACGGAGACTGTCGGCCAAacgacagatgtagtggtgcaggtcGTCAAGACAGGCGAAATGCAGAACCACGCTTGTACCGTCATGGTGTAACAAGCCAGTGTTACTGCGTGAGTGACTGTCGACCACAGCGAACCGTCCACCCTCACGcacgatggcagtggtgtttccgCACATTGTCAGAAGACATGTGGTGTATTGACTGAAGATTCTCTCCAGTCCATTACGCAAGCTGATGAATACACCGAAATCGATGTATTCACCTTCGGTAACGCCTACTTCGCCTAACACCGTGTCACCAAAACTAAACCTAAACAGCTGTCCGTCTAATTCCAGCTGCtgtggcaaatctggcacagacagcagattagacacatggctgaagatgttgaggtcacgcaaactcgtgtacaactcatcaccttcaaccaacgcgcgatccagatccagcctgtcccacgagaacgcgctcctcactgtgtgtttggctaagctgACCAAAGCTATAGCCATACACTGCACACCTCCATACACAAATCGGGCATTTCCCTGATGAAACGACCCGCGCACAACTTTAGCTAGCCTAATCCTGCTGCTATCTATGTTAGACcctgttgccacagcattaGCGCTAGACTCTGACTGAACAtcactaacacaaacagaaggaacaaaaacagccttagctTTGTCGATCTTCTGTTGCTCCTCTGGGACAGCAGGGCCCGCTGCGGCGACCTCCTCCTGACCGGCGACCACTCCCGGCACCTCGCTGGCCGACTCCTGGgctgtcgcctccacctgataaaaaaaaacacagcagtgagattttggcaatgaaatgtcgttgcttggcttccggattacagcagagatggaattgtgggactgtttaaaaattaaatatagtctatataactagtgcgatatggtctatataactagtgctaaaaaacaagagctaaataataatgagtgcaattgagagtaACTAGAtgaaacagaatgtaaacaacagactaAATAGTGTAAACAACTAAATACACAGTGTAAATAATACTGAGTGCAACTGAGAATAACTTGATAAAACATAATgtacacaacagacaaatatgaaaacaggagaaccattttcCTGCTACCTCTCAATGCTAActcacatattatatttaaacaaagacaaacctgctgcaccgctggtctgggcgCGGAGGCGGACACGGTCACACGGGCTGGTGAAGGTCTCGCCGGCACCTAAAAAagatggggaagaaaaaaagcttcatttacataatgcactcattcactcgGGTTCTGCACATTATAAAAAGTACTTTGCAGCACCTCCGGGACGGCCAGGCACGCTGCGGCGAGCTCCTCCCGGACGACGACCACCCCTGGCACCACGCTGGACGACTCCAcctgacacaagacaaaaaaaaaaaaaaaaaaaaaatcaaacaaggtctcactaaatcacaggagaaccatttccctgcAACCTCTCAAAACGATAACTcgcatattatatttaaacaaagacaaacctgctgcaccactGGTCCGGGGCCGGAGGCAGGCACGGTGacacgggcaggtgaaggtgttgccagcacctaaaaaagataggggaagacaaaagactcatttcaataatgcactcattcattcgggTTCTGCACGTGttatcaaaatatgacaaaaacaatccacataGCTCACATACTAAATATGATACTAACCTGCCGCTTTCCTCCTCTACGCCTTGTGGCAACACCTTTCGGCGAACGCCTCACACGGGAagtctaaaagaaggaaaacaaaccttgttaaatgcagtcttaaattcaattttgtccaGGACATACACACCTACAATGGCTGTtgcaagcaaagaaaaaaaaaaaaacacaacaaaagatctatatgtataatataaaggaaaaaatgtaaaaacagttggtggatgaggaatgcggatgccgaggggagccacatgcactggagcagcctgggacctgagccacacaaccaccagcacCATGATGACCTGactcaaaaagacacagcacgcactcggaaaaactcacaaccattcacacacacactcacacagagacaaggggaaacatcagaggcaaacccatttaacattttataacttaACAGAAACACCTTAAAGTCAAAACTAATATAGAATACTTcttaatatataaatgtaattatcaGGCAGTTTACCTGGCCAGCTGGCAGAAGGGCAGTGACGTCGCTGTCCAAGGATGGCGAAACCCTCTCCATGGCCTCCAGGATGTCGCCGCTGAACCAGACGGGGTTGGACGGGAGGACAGACTCTTGCACCGGAGATGCTCGAAtcttaaaaaccacaacaaaaaacaattatcaccattaaaaaacacacacacacacacacacacacacaaaataaaggcataaaaccagaaaagatgtacaaatgtacagccagaaaatgactcaaacacattaCCTTGCCCTCCTGTCCGACGACGGTCCACTCCAGTGGGTCGCGGTGACGGGGCGCGGGGCTGTGTCCTGTCACAACCAGCACGGGGGAGACCCTGGCACGAGGCGATGTCCGGGGGGGcaccgagggaggaggaggaggaggaggagtcagctgGCGGACCGCGGCGTCCCACAGGGCCTGGACGAGGATCGGCGTTCCATCGCTGTCGCTGaggtgcacctggaaaacagtgaaacacagaaCACATTGCGCTCAGCTTGTGTATCGAAAATGACAACCTTCAACTCCTCCatgtgtgatgtcacaacaacaaagtatgctgtacttacaccgtcacggctccacagctccaaacgATCCATCgggaggtgctctgccacagacacgtatgggagacctgccgcaaaagtgagaaacatcatacattctggtaataaatacactcatgtaaaacatatgaggttAAGTTCACGATACATCAGTTATAATCAAACTGATGACCAAAACTAAGACGTACCCATGCGTGCTGCGACACGGCGGAACTCCTGGCggaacagctcctgcaggccaggctcGATGTTCAGGCGTGGAGGGAAATCCAGCacgaacacctacacacacagacacacacacacacacacacaggaaaaaaaaaatcacgtttagaatcacatttaggtttctaaaaaagcacatgtgaaaacacacgcttactgtgacagcacaggacaaaacaaatactgtcaactgcaaattaaacacaccttcgcccagcggttgcaaactgtagccaggagagcaccgaagtccagcgacgcctctccgatgttcctgctggctgtcaggttgttgctcggggcgagcacacacaccacgtccggggtccaggggagagcggcgtgggacacctccgtcctcagctctgctgcatgcgcacctggaacagagagaaaagagaaagagagaggtaccTCCGGCATCGCGACGATCCCATCCACCAGGGCCCGCAGGTGGGAGTCTCCCACGacgaacaccatctgcaacGACAGAGACACGGCTTTAGAACATAGACACCGACTTCTTACAaccagcactgtgtttctgaaaaagaaaaactaatacctTCTGGTCCGGCTGCAGGGCAGGAGTGACCAACTTGAAGCTGCGCTGGGTCAGCTCCGAAGTCGGCCATCTCCGCACGCGATGGCGGTACCCTGTACCGCGCCCTGTGtggttgacaacaaagttaaggatgatgacacaaaattcGTACTTCTTcacacaacattcaaaatgcatcagttaaacattaaaaaaaaataaacaaactgtttgatacttACGAGCGACGAACTCGGGGACAGGCGGCTGGGGGATCCATGGCAGCGGCTGCGCCATCCTCTGCTTCAGGGCCTGGGCCCGCCGGTGGGACTTGGCACGGGGCAtctaggaatgaaaaacaaacaaacaaaaaaaaaataaataaataaaatttcctccaaagttcaaagaaactttaaaaatccaagtgaatctgtgccaatcatactcacaaacaatgctttcccagacaaggtcagccttcaaatacacaaacgtttcaacttaccttggcagtgcgtgtgtgtgtgtgtgtgtgtgtctgtgtgtgtctgtatgtgtctgtgtgttgaaggagtgcaaatatgtgtgttgattaacaattagttatgtgtgtgtttttaaatggaataaatgtatctGTGTTAAGTGGTTCTGGATCAGACGATCACAGATGTAGGTGCAGGTAGCTCGCCGGTCAATCGCAGGTCAGTCGCAGGTCAGTCGCTCTCAATAGCAGCCAAAGCAAAGACAACACCAGATCACACAGCCAATCGatatcaatatctgtaaattaaacaaaacatgtttgatttaaacattacttgtctaatagaaaaaaacaacacatttaattgaacagaacgttactgaaagcatcctgaatACACTTAGCTGTAGGAAAATTTtgggttttaattttaaataaggtcTTTCTCTCTACAACATGCTTAAGACACAAACCAGCATCCACATTGTGTTCAAGTAATCGAAAGAAAATGGCCAACAACACAactgtgctgctcaaaacagagacacatcttaagaaaaccttttcctctcaaaatcataataaaccagcaaactggcatcctaattacattatttgcttcctcattacacagaaagtggctgacacaacatctcacagcttagccatgccagtggacacagacacaccaaactaaatacatacaatacaatacagacTACAGTTCCTGCACACAGCAAACGACACACGCCCGCACGGAATTTTTTCTTATTACAATTAATtatcaatattaaataaaatactttttcaccCGAGGAAAATCTTCTCTTACAATCATATAAAACCAACCAGTAGCGCAGCTTTGCAtgtgacacagcaacacctgctctttgaatagacaaaagccacacacactcagcgacatacatcataagcttagttccatgcaaataaaacatgatagcaaactacaaaaaacacacacatgccagttttcatcatcaagtcaaataatttccATTCGTCACaacaagagaaagttttcatctcaaaatctggttgaaccacacacacacacacacacacacacacacacactagcaaagctatgactggtgtacattcaaagagcagatatagctctgtcacaaagccacacacactcacctcaagtacatatcacaaactcagttccatgcaaataaaatctgatatcaaactacaaaaaaagcagacacacctgcaacaactcatcatcaagtccaataattttccctcttcacacagcaagagaaagttttcctctcaaaccaaacactagcacagctttgcatatgacacagcaacacctgctctttgaatacacacaaaagccacacacactcaactgaaCTACATATATCAAAcacttccatgcaaataaaatcttgtaactacacacacacacacacaggccacacacactcagttcaacaacatatatcacaaaatcagttctatgcaaaaaaaaacttataactacaaacacacacacacacacacacacacacacacacacacacacacacacatgagtgaaatagttttcctttgtcacagcaagaaaaagtttgcctctcaaaatcttatggaaccacacactagcaccactaggcctaagacacagcttttctttatatgggcacaaaatggccgacacgatgtctctcagctaagctgcacagagctaggcctatgacacagcttttctttatatgcacacaaaatggccgacacaatgtctctcagctaagctacacagagctaggcctaagacacagctattctttatatgggcacaaaatggctgacacgatgtctctcagctacacctgctctttgaatacacacacacacacacacacaggccacacacactcagttcatcaacatatatcacaaactcagttccatgcaaataaaaccttatatcaaactacaaaaaaagaaaacacacacacactcacacatacacacacacacacacacacactagcagagctatgactggtgtacattcaaagagcagatatagctctgtcacaaagccacacacactcagctcaagcacatatcactaactcagttccatgcaaataaaacctgatttaaaactactaaaaagcacacacacctgcaacaactcatcatcaagtccaataattttcctttaacacacaacaagaataggttttcctctcaaaccaaacactagcacagctttgcatatgacacagcaacacctgctctttgaatgcacacaaaagccacacacactcagcaacatacatcataagcttagtttcatgcaaataaaacatgatagcaaactacaaaaaacacacacatagcagttttcatcatcaagtccaataatttccctttttcacatagcaagagaaagttttcatctcaaaatctggttgaaccacacacacacacacacacacacgcaaagctatgactggtgtacattcaaagagcagatatagctctgtcacaaagccacacacactcagctcaagtacatatcactaactcagttccatgcaaataaaaccttatatcaaaatacacacacacacacacacacacacacacacacacacacaaatgcaattattcatcatcaagtccaataattttccttttccacacaacaagttttcctctcaaaccaaacactagcacagctttgcctatatctgctctttgaatgcacacaagccacacacactcagctcaacaacatatatcacaaactcagttccatgcaaataaaaccttataactacaaaacacacacacacacacacacacacacacacacacacacacacacacacgagtgaaatagttttcctttgtcacagcaagaaaaagtttgcctctcaaaatcttatggaaccacacactagcaccactaggcctaagacacagcttttctttatatgggcacaaaatggccgacacaatgtctctcagctaagctacacagagctaggcctatgacacagcttttctttatatgggcacaaaatggccgacacaatgtctctcagctaagctacacagagctaggcctatgacacagcttttctttatatgggcacaaaatggccgacacaatgtctctcagctaagctacacagagctaggcctatgacacagcttttctttatgtgcacacaaaatggccgacacgatgtctctcagctacacctgctctttgaatacacacacacacacacacacaggccacacacactcagttcaacaacatatatcacaaactcagttccatgcaaataaaaccttgtatcaaactacaaaaaaagaaaacacactcacacacacacacacacacacacacacacacacacactagcagagctatgactggtgtacattcaaagagcagatatagctctgtcacaaagccacacacactcagctcaagtacatatcactaactcagttccatgcaaataaaaccttatatcaaaatacacacacacacacacacacacacacacacacaaacacacacaaatgcaattattcatcatcaagtccaataattttccttttccacacaagaataagttttcctctcaaaccaaacactagcacatctttgcctatatctgctctttgaatgcacacaagccacacacactcagctcaacaacatatatcacaaaatcagttctatgcaaataaaaccttgtaactacaaacacacacacacacacacagacacacacacacacacacgtgtgaaatgattttcctttgtcacagcaagaaaaagtttgcctctcaaaatcttatggaaccacacactagcacaactaggcctatgacacagcttttctttatatgggcacaaaatggccgacacaatgtctcccacctaagctacacagagctaggcctatgacacagcttttctttatatgggcacaaaatggccgacacaatgtctcccacctaagctacacagagctaggcctatgacacagcttttctttatatgggcacaaaatggccgacacaatgtctctcagctaagctacacagagcaaggcctatgacacagcttttctttatatgggcacaaaatggccgacacaatgtctcccagctaagctacacagagctaggcctatgacacagcttttctttatatgggcacaaaatggccgacacaatgtctcccagctaagctacacagagctaggcctatgacacagctttactttatatgggcacaaaatggccgacacaatgtctctcagctaagctacacagagctaggcctatgacacagcttttctttatatgggcacaaaatggccgacacaatgtctcccagctaagctacacagagctaggcctatgacacagcttttctttatatgcacacaaaatggctgacacaatgtctctcagctacacctgctctttgaatacacacacacacacacacacacacacacaggccacacactctcagctcaacaacatatatcacaaactcagttcaatgcaaataaaaccttatatcaaactacaaaaaaagaacacacacacacacacacacacaaacacacaccaagtcaaataattttcatttgtcacagcaagagaaagttttcatctcaaaatctggttgaaccacacacacacacacacacacacacacactagcagagctatgactggtgtacattcaaagagcagatatagctctgtcacaaagccacacacactcagctcaacaacatatatcacaaactcagttccatgcaaataaaacttgatatcaaactactaaaaagcacacacacctgcaacaactcatcatcaagtccaataattttccctcttcacacagcaagagaaagttttcatctcaaaccaaacactagcacagctttgcctagatctgctctttgaatgcacacaaaagccacacacacactcagctcaacaacatatcacaaaatcacttctatggaaataaaaccttgtaactacaaacacacacacacacacacacacactagcagagctatgactggtgtacattcaaagagcagatatagctctgtcacaaagccacacacactcagctcaaatacatatcacaaactcagttccatgcaaataaaacctgatttaaaactactaaaaagcacacacacctgcaacaactcattatcaagtccaataattttcctttaacacacaacaagaataggttttcctctcaaaccaaacactagcacagctttgcatatgacccagcaacacctgctctttgaatgcacacaaaagccacacacactcagcaacatacatcataagcttagtttcatgcaaataaaacatgatagcaaactacagaaaacacacacatagcagttttcatcaagtccaataatttccctttttcacacagcaagagaaagttttcatctcaaagtctggttgaaccacacacacacacacacacacacacacacgcaaagctatgactggtgtacattcaaagagcagatatagctctatcaaaaagccacacacactcagctcaagtacatatcacaaactcagctccatgcaaataaaaaccttatatcaaaacacacacacacacacacacacacacacacacacacacacacacacacacacacacacacaagtgaaatagttttcctttgtcacagcaagaaaaagtttgcctctcaaaatcttatggaaccacacactagcaccactaggcctatgacacagctattctttatatgggcacaaaatggccgacacaatgtctctcagctaagctacacagagctaggcctatgacacagcttttctttatatgggcacaaaatggccgacacaatgtctctcagctaagctacacagagctaggcctatgacacagcttttctttatatgcacacaaaatggccgacacaatgtctctcagcaaagctacacagagctaggcctatgacacagcttttctttatatgggcacaaaatggctgacacaatgtctctcagctacacctgctctttgaatacacacacacacacacacacacaggccacacacactcagctcaacaacatctcacaaactcagttccatgcaaataaaaccttatatcaaaatacaaaaaaggacacacacacacacacacacacaaacacacacatgcatcaagtcaaataattttcatttgtcacagcaagagaaagttttcatctcaaaatctggttgaaccacacacacacacacacacacacacacacacacacacacacacacacacacacacacacacactagcaaagctatgactggtgtacattcaaagagcagatatagctctgtcacaaagccacacacactcagctcaacaacatatatcacaaactcagttccatgcaaataaaacttgatatcaaactacaaaaaagcacacacacctgcaacaactcatcatcaagtccaataattttccctcttcacaaagcaagagaaagttttcctctcaaaccaaacactagcacagctttgcatatgacccagcaacacctgctctttgaatgcacacaaaagccacacacactcagcaacatacatcataagcttagtttcatgcaaataaaacatgatagcaaactacaaaaaacacacatgccagttttcatcatcaagtccaataattttcctttttcacacagcaagagaaagttttcatctcaaaatctggttgaaccacacacacacacacacacacacacactagcaaagctatgactggtgtacattcaaagagcagatatagctctgtcacaaagccacacacactcagctcaagcacatatcacaaactcagttccatgcaaataaaaccttatatcaaaatacacacacacacacaaaatgcaattattcatcatcaagtccaataattttccttttccacacaagagtaagttttcctctcaaaccaaacactagcacagctttgcctatatctgctcattgaatgcacacaagccacacacactcagctcaacaacatatatcacaaactcagttccatgcaaataaaaccttgtaactaaaaaaaaaaaaaaaaaaaaaaaaaaaaaaatcaaacaagtgaaataattttcctttgtcacagcaagaaaaagtttgcctctcaaaatcttatggaaccacacactagcacaactaggcctatgacacagcttttctttatatgggcacaaaatggccgacacaatgtctctcagctaagctagcgGGCTAGCAAGGCTAGCgttccattcaaataaaacctaatctactcgaccaaacaccatcaaaacactttaaaattcatcacacgtcgatggtaatgccttttctacaacttaataaatgtttcaagccaaccacttgtatctcagaagttaagattatcaaataaaagttagctttacatgtaaagctaaacgccagtaggcctcaggcctaggttagcgcgctaagctagcgctagctagcgctagcttagcgcgctaatccaatcgaccaaatgccatcaaaacactttaaaattcatctcacgtcgatg
This genomic interval from Myripristis murdjan chromosome 19, fMyrMur1.1, whole genome shotgun sequence contains the following:
- the LOC115377537 gene encoding uncharacterized protein LOC115377537, which produces MCRTRVPARPSPARVTVSASAPRPAVQQVEATAQESASEVPGVVAGQEEVAAAGPAVPEEQQKIDKAKAVFVPSVCVSDVQSESSANAVATGSNIDSSRIRLAKVVRGSFHQGNARFVYGGVQCMAIALVSLAKHTVRSAFSWDRLDLDRALVEGDELYTSLRDLNIFSHVSNLLSVPDLPQQLELDGQLFRFSFGDTVLGEVGVTEGEYIDFGVFISLRNGLERIFSQYTTCLLTMCGNTTAIVREGGRFAVVDSHSRSNTGLLHHDGTSVVLHFACLDDLHHYICRLADSLRSREKLFELCGVTVSTGASPARSGVSVESLITGMSAAPAPESSVLTEAGRKSEVSAGVCVPECGVSIAASPALSGISVFSFSSEVSSGSAAEPTVTNGRKRVISSGTCMSKKSKSFDVREVNLDIEFVSEMPRAKSHRRAQALKQRMAQPLPWIPQPPVPEFVARRGTGYRHRVRRWPTSELTQRSFKLVTPAQKPDQKVLVFLFQKHSAGCKRSVSMF